Proteins encoded by one window of Meiothermus sp. CFH 77666:
- a CDS encoding V-type ATP synthase subunit A, with protein MGTIKKIAGPAVIAENLQGAKMYDIVRVGHEKLVGEIIRLDGETCFIQVYEDTNGLKVGEPVVTTGLPLALELGPGLLNGIFDGILRPLDKIQAASGIFISRGIEVSSLDRTKKWDFTPTKQVGDEVKGGDILGTVPEFSFTHKILVPPDKKGKIKRIVGAGQYTIDDIIAELEDGTQLRMAHYWPVRKPRPFQKKLDPNQPFLTGMRILDVLFPLAAGGTAAIPGPFGSGKTVTQQSIAKFGDANIVVYVGCGERGNEMTDVLVEFPELEDPQTGRPLMERTILVANTSNMPVAAREASLYTGITLAEYFRDQGYKVSLMADSTSRWAEALREIASRLEEMPAEEGYPPYLSSRLSSFYERAGKVVTLAGEQGAVSVIGAVSPAGGDFSEPVTQSTLRITGGFWALDAQLARARHFPAINWARSYSLFLNILEPWYRENVAPDYPEVRTQIITLLQREAELQQVVQLVGPDALQDAERLSLEIGRIAREDFLQQNGYDPVDASCSMAKAYGIMQMIIAAYKQGEYALSKGATITDFLTDPVIEKIGRARYVPEAEFPAYKAEFDQMIKTAFLGAVKA; from the coding sequence GTGGGAACCATCAAAAAAATCGCGGGGCCGGCAGTAATTGCCGAGAACCTGCAAGGCGCCAAGATGTACGACATCGTGCGCGTCGGTCACGAAAAATTGGTCGGAGAGATTATTCGCCTTGATGGCGAGACCTGCTTCATTCAGGTGTACGAGGACACCAACGGCTTGAAGGTGGGTGAACCCGTAGTGACTACCGGGCTGCCGCTGGCCCTGGAACTGGGGCCCGGCCTCCTGAATGGTATCTTCGACGGGATTTTGCGCCCCCTGGACAAGATCCAGGCGGCTTCAGGCATCTTCATCAGCCGGGGTATCGAGGTCTCGTCGCTGGATCGCACCAAGAAGTGGGACTTTACCCCCACCAAGCAGGTAGGCGACGAGGTCAAGGGCGGCGATATTCTGGGCACCGTGCCCGAATTTAGCTTCACCCACAAGATTCTGGTGCCACCCGATAAGAAAGGGAAAATTAAGCGTATCGTGGGCGCTGGGCAGTACACCATTGACGACATCATCGCCGAGCTCGAGGACGGCACCCAGCTCCGCATGGCCCACTACTGGCCGGTGCGCAAGCCCCGTCCTTTCCAGAAAAAGCTTGATCCCAACCAGCCCTTCCTGACCGGGATGCGTATTCTGGACGTACTGTTCCCACTGGCTGCGGGCGGCACGGCGGCCATTCCGGGTCCCTTCGGTTCGGGCAAGACCGTCACCCAGCAGTCCATTGCCAAATTCGGCGATGCCAACATCGTGGTCTACGTGGGCTGCGGCGAGCGCGGCAACGAGATGACCGACGTGCTGGTGGAGTTCCCGGAGCTCGAGGATCCCCAGACCGGCCGACCCCTGATGGAGCGTACCATCCTGGTAGCCAACACCTCCAACATGCCCGTGGCGGCCCGCGAAGCCTCGCTCTATACCGGCATCACCCTGGCCGAGTACTTCCGCGACCAGGGCTACAAGGTCTCGCTGATGGCCGACTCCACCAGCCGCTGGGCCGAGGCGCTGCGCGAGATTGCCTCGCGCCTGGAGGAGATGCCTGCCGAAGAAGGCTATCCGCCCTACCTTTCCTCGCGTCTGTCCAGCTTCTACGAGCGGGCCGGTAAGGTGGTCACGCTGGCCGGGGAGCAGGGGGCGGTCTCGGTGATTGGGGCGGTGTCGCCCGCCGGTGGCGACTTCTCCGAGCCGGTCACCCAGTCCACCCTGCGTATTACGGGCGGCTTCTGGGCCCTGGATGCTCAGCTGGCCCGCGCCCGGCACTTCCCCGCCATCAACTGGGCGCGCTCGTACTCGCTGTTCCTGAACATTTTGGAGCCCTGGTACCGCGAAAACGTGGCCCCCGACTACCCCGAGGTGCGTACCCAGATTATTACCCTGCTGCAGCGCGAAGCCGAACTGCAACAGGTGGTGCAACTGGTAGGCCCCGATGCCCTGCAAGATGCGGAGCGCCTTAGCCTCGAGATTGGTCGGATTGCCCGTGAGGACTTCCTGCAACAAAACGGCTACGACCCCGTAGACGCAAGCTGCTCAATGGCCAAGGCCTACGGCATCATGCAGATGATTATTGCGGCCTACAAGCAAGGGGAGTACGCCCTTTCCAAGGGTGCGACCATTACCGACTTCCTGACCGACCCCGTCATCGAGAAAATCGGGCGGGCCCGCTACGTCCCCGAGGCCGAGTTCCCCGCCTACAAGGCCGAGTTCGACCAGATGATCAAGACCGCGTTCCTGGGGGCGGT
- a CDS encoding V-type ATPase subunit: protein MAGSGFAYLNARLRARRNQVVPEAFFQQALGQSFPDFVRSLNDTVYGPDLVGDSLADVDRAVTNHMQRMVGDLPGLVSGNMREAVSLLLLQSDLINLKTILRGRAAGQSAEEIKGKLGSGTLSEALINALLQAPDAASMAQVLQLPTHPLAKALRNAATGNPDPLALEVALDRDFYAHSLEKARRLREPALASYFALQVDALNLATAFKLHALGVSGTEGYFVPGGSYVSAVLFNRVAGGDFGAMEALNGTPLAAASSARTLGDLERALRRVLLEKAAQGGKDTLGAGLALDYIRRKEWEGARIRLLARRAYFNLPADAVAKEVA, encoded by the coding sequence ATGGCGGGTAGCGGCTTCGCTTACCTCAACGCACGCCTGCGAGCCCGGCGCAACCAGGTGGTTCCTGAGGCGTTTTTTCAGCAAGCCTTGGGGCAGTCGTTCCCCGATTTTGTACGTTCGTTGAACGACACCGTCTATGGCCCGGATCTGGTGGGTGATTCCCTGGCCGATGTAGATCGGGCTGTGACCAACCACATGCAGCGCATGGTCGGTGACTTGCCGGGTTTGGTGAGTGGCAACATGCGAGAGGCGGTTAGCCTGTTGTTGCTTCAATCAGACCTGATCAACCTCAAAACCATCTTGCGCGGCAGGGCGGCGGGGCAGTCTGCCGAAGAGATCAAGGGCAAGTTGGGGAGCGGTACGTTGTCCGAAGCATTGATCAACGCCCTGTTGCAGGCGCCAGATGCGGCCAGCATGGCCCAGGTGCTGCAACTTCCTACCCACCCACTGGCCAAGGCTTTGCGGAATGCGGCAACTGGCAACCCCGACCCGTTGGCGCTGGAGGTGGCCCTGGATCGTGATTTTTATGCCCACAGCCTGGAAAAGGCTCGCCGTTTGCGGGAGCCTGCGCTGGCCTCGTACTTTGCTTTGCAAGTAGATGCCCTTAATCTCGCCACTGCGTTCAAGCTGCACGCGCTGGGCGTTAGTGGAACCGAAGGCTACTTTGTGCCGGGGGGCAGCTATGTTAGCGCCGTTCTGTTCAACCGCGTGGCCGGTGGAGACTTTGGGGCGATGGAAGCCTTGAACGGCACCCCTCTGGCAGCCGCCTCGAGTGCGCGCACGCTGGGTGACCTCGAGCGGGCTTTGCGGCGAGTTCTGCTTGAAAAAGCAGCCCAGGGGGGCAAGGATACCCTGGGCGCTGGCCTGGCCCTGGACTACATCCGACGTAAGGAGTGGGAGGGGGCGCGGATCCGCCTGCTGGCCCGGCGCGCCTACTTCAACCTGCCCGCCGATGCTGTGGCGAAGGAGGTTGCGTGA
- a CDS encoding V-type ATP synthase subunit E, with the protein MSKLEDILQNEVAAEIGAIAAEAEARARTILASAQQKAEALKSARERQLEAEYQAALRRAESAADLTVNQARIAARGKVVDQVKAEAIRSLLDLTGRPEFGQTLQKLAEEALAEVGQAEALVLHPNHASLLADWAKSRGLELRTDPAIRDGVRLVAKGGRSFVQNALSERLERAWDALSAKAAKAIWG; encoded by the coding sequence ATGTCCAAGCTTGAAGATATTTTGCAAAACGAGGTGGCGGCTGAAATCGGCGCCATTGCCGCAGAGGCGGAGGCTAGGGCCAGAACCATTTTGGCCTCGGCTCAACAGAAAGCCGAGGCCCTCAAATCGGCCAGAGAGCGCCAACTCGAGGCCGAGTACCAGGCTGCCTTGCGTCGGGCCGAGAGCGCTGCCGACCTAACAGTTAATCAGGCCCGCATTGCCGCCCGGGGGAAAGTGGTAGACCAGGTCAAGGCAGAAGCGATTCGGTCTTTGCTAGACCTGACCGGTCGGCCCGAGTTCGGCCAGACCTTACAAAAGCTAGCCGAGGAAGCCCTGGCCGAGGTGGGTCAGGCTGAGGCCCTGGTGCTGCACCCCAACCACGCCTCCCTGCTGGCCGACTGGGCCAAAAGCAGAGGTTTGGAACTCAGAACCGACCCGGCCATTCGAGACGGAGTGCGCCTGGTGGCCAAGGGCGGCAGATCTTTCGTGCAGAACGCCCTGAGTGAGCGCCTCGAGCGGGCCTGGGATGCTTTGTCGGCCAAAGCCGCTAAAGCCATCTGGGGGTAG
- a CDS encoding F0F1 ATP synthase subunit C — MKIAKAAKLVSVFVFALLVTIAFAAEGEAAAGANYAAIGKGLAIGLGILGTGVAQSAIGAAALGAVVEDRRNFGTALLFFLLPETLAIFGLAFSFLIN; from the coding sequence ATGAAGATTGCTAAAGCTGCTAAGTTGGTTTCGGTTTTCGTCTTTGCGCTACTGGTTACGATCGCTTTCGCCGCTGAAGGCGAGGCGGCAGCGGGCGCGAACTATGCGGCCATTGGCAAGGGTCTGGCGATTGGCCTGGGGATTCTTGGCACCGGTGTAGCTCAGTCGGCCATCGGTGCGGCAGCCCTGGGGGCTGTGGTGGAAGATCGCCGCAACTTTGGTACGGCCCTGCTGTTCTTCCTGCTGCCCGAGACGCTGGCCATCTTCGGTCTGGCCTTCTCGTTCCTCATCAACTAA